In Halobacterium noricense, the genomic stretch GCCGGTGGGGTTCTGCGTGGTCTTCGACCCGCTCCCGTAGACGGCGTTGTCCACGGTCGCGAAGTAGTACTGGCTGTTGATCCACTGGGTGACGACCAGCGGTCCCGTCATGATGGCTTCCAGCGCGTCGCCCTCGGGGTCCGTGGTCCAATCGTAGGAGTGCAGGAACGCGCGACCGTCGAGGTGCTGGTCGTCGGTCAGTTCACGCGGCCCGACGACGAACGAGGCGTTGCCGGCCAGTCCCCACTCGGGGCGCGTCTCCGCCCAGTCGGCCGTCCGGCGCTCCGTCTCGCTGACGGCGTCCGCGGTACCGCCCCTGGGCATCGACTCGACGCGCTCGGCTGCCGCGGCGGCGCGCGCGTCTTCGAGGTCCTCGCGCAGGCGTTCGAGGTCCGCCTGGTGGCTCTCGGGGACGTCGCCGTCGAACAGCGTTATCTCGTCGGTGGTCGTGTTGTGTTCGGCGGCGAGGAACACGGTGTCCTCGGGGACGTCGAACCCGCGGTCCCGCAGCGCGGATTGCACGTCCTCGTCGTTGCAGATGGTCGCGAGGACGCGCGCGTTCGGGCCGCCTGGGTTCCCGGCGCACGCCCCGCAGTCGAGACTCGAATCGAATGGGTTGTTCGTCGTCTCGCTGGCGTGCCCCGTGAAGACGACGAGGCGCGCGAACTCCGTCCAACCCATGAGGTCGAAGGCGTTCGCGGCGTAGGTGACCCGTTCCTCGAAGGTCATCCCCTGCTGGAGGCCGCCGTCGCCCTGCGCTCCTGGCTCGTGCTCGACTGTGGGGGTGCAGAATTCGGCCGGTGCCGGGACGCGGTCGTCGACCGCGCTGGAGACGCTGGCCACGGCGGACGGAAGCAGGGTCCGGGCTGTCAACGCCGCTCCGTAGGCACCCCCGCCACCCTCGACGAACGTGAACGCGGCGGCGAGGTTGCTCTTCAGCGACTTCAGGTGCTTCTGGGTCGCGGCCACCAGATTCGTCCACCGGTCGTGGGTCGCCTGTGCGTCCTCGTGGCTGCCGTTCGGCTCGTCGGTGACGCGGTGCTCGGGGTCGACAATCGGCGGGCACGCGTCGCTCTCGGCCTTCGAGTCGTACCCTTGGAAGCGCATCGGGACGCCGAAGAAGCCCGCGTACCCGTGCGTCTCGTAGGGGCCGGCGGCCTCGACGTGGCGGCGGATGACTTCCGAGCGCGTGTCGATGCAGAACACGAGTTGGGCGGCCGGCCGCGAGCCCTCCTCGGTGGACGGCGAATCCGACACCGACTGGTCGATGCCGTCGAGGAGGCGGTCGCGGTAGGTCTGTTCCCACGCGGTCAGCCAGATTTCGGGCAGTGGGTCGTCCTCGCTGACGGGCGCCTCGTCGCGGTCGGGTTCGACGGGCGCGTCCAGCAGGTCGGCCAGCGTCAACCGCACCGCGAGGTAGTCGAGCAGCGTCACGGGCGCTGCGGTCTGCCACGCTCCGCCGCGGTCGGCGCGCTGCTTGACGAAGCCGGTCCAGCCGGGCAGCGCGGCGAGGTGGTGCTCGAACAGCGACTCCCAGCGGTTCTGTGGGTACTCGCTCAGAGCCGCCTCGAGGGCCTCGCTCGAAGTCTCGGGGAGGTCCGAGGGACTGTGACAGTCCGGGATTTCGTCGTCGTGTGGGGCGAGGGCGCGCCACGCGGCGTAGAACCCCTGCTCGCGGTTCGGCATCGGCCACTCCGCCCGTCCCTCGTCGAGGAACGCCGCGAGCCACTTCGACAGCACGCGGTCGACCGCTTCTGTCGCCGGGTCGGCGTCGGCGCCCCGCTGGAACGCGGTCGTCTCCAGCTCGTCGAGCCGGGATTCGGGGTCGTCGGAGATGCCGTGGGCGTCGAGTTCCGCGGCGAGGCGGTCCGGGTCGATGCGGCCGTCCTCCCAGGCCTGCCGAAAGATGGCTGGCCGCGGGTAGCCACGGCCGCCGAACAGCCGCTCGCCCTCCGCGACCGCGTCCGCGAACGGCTGGTCTTCGAACCCCGAGAGGGGGTTGGCCGTGACGAACGAGTGCAGCGGCCAGACCGAGCCGACGGACTCGGCCGCCCGCTCGATGCTGTCCTCGATGGCGTTCAGGTTACGCGTCATCGTAGTCCTCCTTGCGCGTGAGTACGGTGTCTGGGTCCGGCTGTGCGGCGTTCAGCAGTGCGACGTAGAGGCGTTCGCTGCGACGGTGCCAGTCGAACTCCGTCGCCAAGTACGCGGCCACGAACATCGCGCCAGCCACGACGTGGACGACCGTCAGTTCGGTCGCCGACTCGGCCACCGACGCGCCCACGATGGTCGTCGACACGGCGTTGAACGCCGCGGCGTAGCCGCCGATGGCCGTCAGGACGACCAGCGGTGTGCTGGCGAGTCTGACCGTCGGCGAGAGTGTCGTCCGGCGGAGGATGTCCCGCGAGGCGTGCATGGTCGTCAGGACGACGACGAACGCCAGAAAGAGTCCGCTGTCGACCTTCGTCCCCTTCCCGGTGAGCGTGGCGAACAGGACACCGCCCCCGACAGCCGTGAGCAGACTGACGAGGACGCTCGCGACGGATAGCCGGGGTTTCCTCGCCGTTCCGGGGACCGTCTGTTCGACGGCGGAACCCGACGACAGGAACAGGTACGCCTTGTAGAAGCCGTGGAGGATGAGGTGCGTGATGGCGGCGGCGAAGAAGCCAAGCCCGCACTGGAGTATCATGAACCCCATCTGGGCGACGGTGGAGGCGCCGAGTTTGGACTTCACGTCCGTCTGGACGAGCAACAGCGCCTGCCCGAACAGGGCGCTGAACGCGCCGACGAGGACGATGCCGGACATGACCGCGGGTTCGTCGACGAACAGCGGCGAGAATCGGGTCAGGAGGATGCCGCCGGCGTTGACGAATCCCGCGTGCATCAGGGCGGACGCCGGCGTCGGTCCCGTCATCGACGACAGCATCCACGTGTGAAACGGGAACAGCGCCGACTGAACTATCGCGGCGAGGAAGAGACAGCCGACGGTGGCGAGCGCGACCGGGCGCGGAATCATCTCGACGTGCCCGAGGATGCCGGTAATCGTCGTCGTGCCCGTCGCCCAGACCAGAATCGTCAGGCCGACGCCGAGCAGGGCGCTACTGGCGAGGAAGTACCGGCGAGCGGTCCGGGCGGCGGCCTGGGCCTGCGTCCAGTCGCTGACGTGTCCGATGAGCGCCGCCATCACCAAGCCCATGGTCAGCCACGCTGCCGCGAACAGCGCCACGTGGTCGGCCGCGATCATCGTCATGACGGCCAGCGTGAACGCGACGGTCCGCGCGTAGAAGCGGTCGAGGTCGCGGTTGCCGGCCATGTAGCGGCGGGCGTAACTGTGGACGATGCCGCTGAAGAACGTGACTGCGACCCACACGACGGTGGTCAGCCCGTCCACGACGACCGCGTCCGCGAACGCCCACTCTCGCCCGTCTCGAACCGTCAGCGTGAGGGCGGCCAGGCTGAGGACGAACAGCGACCAGACGGCGTAGGTCGCGGCTCGCGGAATCGGCGAGGACGGCGGCGTCGCGGTCTCGGAGAGCTGTGCGGTGTCGTTCGACTGTGGTTGGCCAGCCATTTTTCGGAGTCTCTGCTCGACCAGCGGCGTCGTCTCGTCGGCGGCACCGCAGACGAACTGGTCGATGCTACTCCACGGTAGAACAGACTGGTTATTATATCCTTCTGTACTAACGAAGTGTTCGTAGCAACTTCGAGAAGTAACAACACGGTCGATAATGTAGTTTCGTGTGGCCGGGGGCGGGAACCGCCGCAGCCCTCACTGCGAAGAGAACCCCTCGAACGGCGTCGACTCGTGACTACGGACGAGCACCTCGTCGACGACGGACAGCCCCATGTCCAACAGCGCCTGTGCCACCGGCGTAATGTCGC encodes the following:
- a CDS encoding DUF2309 domain-containing protein, with the protein product MTRNLNAIEDSIERAAESVGSVWPLHSFVTANPLSGFEDQPFADAVAEGERLFGGRGYPRPAIFRQAWEDGRIDPDRLAAELDAHGISDDPESRLDELETTAFQRGADADPATEAVDRVLSKWLAAFLDEGRAEWPMPNREQGFYAAWRALAPHDDEIPDCHSPSDLPETSSEALEAALSEYPQNRWESLFEHHLAALPGWTGFVKQRADRGGAWQTAAPVTLLDYLAVRLTLADLLDAPVEPDRDEAPVSEDDPLPEIWLTAWEQTYRDRLLDGIDQSVSDSPSTEEGSRPAAQLVFCIDTRSEVIRRHVEAAGPYETHGYAGFFGVPMRFQGYDSKAESDACPPIVDPEHRVTDEPNGSHEDAQATHDRWTNLVAATQKHLKSLKSNLAAAFTFVEGGGGAYGAALTARTLLPSAVASVSSAVDDRVPAPAEFCTPTVEHEPGAQGDGGLQQGMTFEERVTYAANAFDLMGWTEFARLVVFTGHASETTNNPFDSSLDCGACAGNPGGPNARVLATICNDEDVQSALRDRGFDVPEDTVFLAAEHNTTTDEITLFDGDVPESHQADLERLREDLEDARAAAAAERVESMPRGGTADAVSETERRTADWAETRPEWGLAGNASFVVGPRELTDDQHLDGRAFLHSYDWTTDPEGDALEAIMTGPLVVTQWINSQYYFATVDNAVYGSGSKTTQNPTGNVGVLQGNGGDLMTGLPLQSLNVDDDQPYHQPLRLTAVIHAPVERVTDVLREHEAVAELFDNGWLSLTVLDPQHDDEAFHYQGGLGWEPTLATPAVQ
- a CDS encoding proton-conducting transporter transmembrane domain-containing protein; protein product: MAGQPQSNDTAQLSETATPPSSPIPRAATYAVWSLFVLSLAALTLTVRDGREWAFADAVVVDGLTTVVWVAVTFFSGIVHSYARRYMAGNRDLDRFYARTVAFTLAVMTMIAADHVALFAAAWLTMGLVMAALIGHVSDWTQAQAAARTARRYFLASSALLGVGLTILVWATGTTTITGILGHVEMIPRPVALATVGCLFLAAIVQSALFPFHTWMLSSMTGPTPASALMHAGFVNAGGILLTRFSPLFVDEPAVMSGIVLVGAFSALFGQALLLVQTDVKSKLGASTVAQMGFMILQCGLGFFAAAITHLILHGFYKAYLFLSSGSAVEQTVPGTARKPRLSVASVLVSLLTAVGGGVLFATLTGKGTKVDSGLFLAFVVVLTTMHASRDILRRTTLSPTVRLASTPLVVLTAIGGYAAAFNAVSTTIVGASVAESATELTVVHVVAGAMFVAAYLATEFDWHRRSERLYVALLNAAQPDPDTVLTRKEDYDDA